CATATTTTAATGCAGTTTGTTTCATCGAATATAATTCAAAAccaacttattactacaacaacttgctTTGTGACCAaacgggctcgcatatttctatttgctgattgcagattgaattaagagctaGAGATATTACACTCTTTTTTGTATTTTTAGCAATGTATTCAGATTTCAACCAAATATTGTGAAGTAACACATGAGAGGgtgctcgcatatttctatttgctgaccAGACGGAATAAATATAATCGAACTTGGTTGGGTTATAATTTGACAGCCAAAAGTAAGCAAAGAAAAAGGATAttacagattgaattaagagttattttttattagttcatGTTTATCAGATTTTAGCAAAGAAATAGGGCATGATCACCCTCTCATGCCCAATGTGAGAGATTTTACATCCTACAAACATCATCTGTTAGTCCATAATTTCTTAACTACAGTCTAGAAAAATATATATTGGCAACTATAGGTGACGATTGAGGGTTTACAGACGCTGAAATGAGGAAATCTAAGTTTAGAGAACATAAATGACTACAAACACTTATCAATCCAGAAATTTGTGGAAGAAGCTATTCTCATATCAATTTAGGGTAAACAGAATTCAAGCAGTTACACAATGAACCAAAACGACGGGAGGGTTGCACGAGACAAATTACAAAATTCACTATATATTTGGAAAATCAAGATCATGTTATGTTCATACGTACAAATTTTTTGGGAAGTTGCATTGTATTCCTGGAAGCCGTCGTTGATGTGTTTGTAAAAGCTGAATAACTTCTTCGCAAATGTCCGGGTACGATTAACGTAGTGCAGCATCCGTAGAGTCTAATGTAAGCGTCATAACTTCGTAGCGATCACCCACAACTCAATATATGGCGAAAATACTGAGTAAagtctttggaattgaatcattaCAGAGGCTAAGATCTcaataacaaaaataagaaagCGTTTGTTAATTCTGGCGGGAAAACTTGCACCTCTGTGCAGCGCTTGCTTCTCATTACAACAAATTTTCGTTACGTCTGGTGTCAAGTCCAATGAACACCCATGGGAATACTCTAGTCTGTTTGTTTAGTAGCAAGATTGTAGATTCACCTACGGGTCATGCAATAACACAAATGTTGCCGACCAACATCATCTGTTAGTCCATGATAAAGGGTAAAGGAAGTGCACAAATTCTACACATAATGCCTTTGGGTACAGAAACGGAAAGGACAGATTTTGGTTATATGGCAGATTATGGGCCACCAAAGAAATTTAGTATTGAAAAATGTCAACCTGACAATAAGAagattaaaaattaaaatgatTCCCTCAATCAGGTTGCTCAGATCTTAGCAACACATAAACTGTTAAGAAAAAGCATATCTAAGTATTAAACATTGCATACCTGAAGTCTTCCAGGGCAATATTTTGATGCAATAGCCATCTCGCCTGCTCTAGCATCGTGAACTGGACGACACTAATGCGCACCTAAAGATGAAAATTTAGGGACTACCACTCACAAAATTAGCAGAGTATAACTAAACCAAATAAATATCGAACATAATGAACCACACCATAATCCAGACATCTAATAGTGAAATAATGTTGAACCCGTTTCAGAGAAAAGGGGGTTTAACTAATTGGGAGAAAgaaatagaaaccctaatttcagatggCCTAAATGGGTAAAACCAAAAATGAGAGAAATAAATTAAAATCTTAATCGCAGATAATCCAAACTAGTAAAACCATAACTAGGAGGGGAAAAAACTGAGCTTaaatttcataaaatcaaaatgaGCGAGAGATTCGTACCTGGGATtcaatcagaagaagaagaaatgacatCTTCAATTACAACGTGgaacaaagaaaataaagaagaagaagaaaagataacttCAACTCCATCAATTCCCAGACACAACCGCGATGATATATCAATTTTAGATCCAGTTGTAGCTGATGCCATCACAACTCATGCCTAGGAAACGTAACAGGTATGCTGCACATTAATGACATTCAAATTTGGGGCAGTATGTTACCCTGACGGTTTTATTTTTAGAGCTTGCCGCGCCTAGTTATATGTTTTGTCGGTTATCATGCAGAGGAAAAACTACAAACTTGGCAAATTTCGTAGATAAATTCTGACCCTTCTTTATATAATCAAAATGTAGATATTCGTCCAAATgagaaaacaccattgtcccttataatatagattagATAAAAATCCGGTGTTTGAAATTGATTCTAACAATCCTTAATTTCCTACTAATTAATGACTTTGCTAAACTAAGAATTTTCGTGCAGCACATTTAATAAATTAAGTTAACCCACAAATATCTCAATAGCCTTGGATTTGCCTTGAACTTTTTCGAAAATCTCCTGACATGACAAAATATATCCTGAATTGTTTTCAAATAGAAATGAGAACATAATTTCATACTATAGGTTTTAGTATTCTCCAATATAATACTCCGATTTCGGCAGTGGTTGTCCGATTAGAATATAAATAATGGTTTATTTTTTACGAACACCGAggtcttttcagcacaattggctccagagttggcagaaaactctacagttaagcgtgctcggacggGAGTAATCCAGATATGAGTGACCATCTGGGAAGTTTCTgccggattaccgcagcgatgtccgttgaaaaccccacactaccGGGATCATTACATCCAATTTCCCAGCTTATCTTTGCATTCCCTAAGCATTCTAAACATTTAACCAAGTTAGATCACCTATGCATCTCCTTAAGTATTGTAACACCTATGCatcagaaataaaaaaaatgttggaCTTAGATCAACTCTTTTGTAATCCAAAGATGGAAAAATGGGACCTTGGTAGGATTCCTGTCTTAACGAAATGGACAGCAAAGATGGAAAAATGGGACCTTAGTAGGATTCCTGTCAACGAGATGGACAACAAAGATGGAAAATGGGAACTTGGTAGGATCCTTTCGGGCTGCTCGGCTCTTTCATAATGTAAATCTTTTCGCTTTAAAAATTTTTTACAATCAAAAGTGGATAGCactctttttttatattttcacgATCTGGTTCCTCTTAATATATTAGTAAATACTTTTGAAATACATAAATATCATgtgtaattaaaaaaaatcatgaaaaatggaTTGAAACTAAAATTTCCTTCAATTTGGTGGATATAGTATACTTAGGATTTCAATGTCAAATGCTTCAATTTGATGAATTTCTGGCTTGTTGGATTTCATCGTTGACAAGTTCGTTCGATTTGTCAAAATGCTGAGGCGGTAGGCGTGTCAGATCGAAGTGAACATGCATAAGAatgcacaaaattggttaaaaagactaaaatcaacaattcctgggtaaaatggacagttagattttgatactgtttaaatggacaaaaatgtaaaaataggcaggatgtaaccagtttcatcgtgcccattttcaaatattttttcttatttttaatttacacaggatgtatccagtttcatccttgctattttttaaatttaagctcttactattttttttttggccatttcacgcAAACTATTTTTTGCTCGTCCATTTGAactgtgatttaaaaatatttggacaaatgactcattttccgatAAGAATAAACTTCAGCAAAATAATATTGAGATAACGGTGAAATTCTTGAGGTGTAACTGAAACGCGGGATGTggttaaatgaaaaaaaaaaaagattctttCATCGGTTGAGTAATTTTTTTATCTAGAATTTCCGTATTTCGATGTGAGATGTTACCAATGTAGTTGATCTCGGATTCCGGTTTATCTCGGTCTCGAGCGAGATactggtacaacgttgtctcggggagattccgtttCCAAATCTCGGTATAATCTCGGTTCCAACTTTTATACATATAATTATACATATGCTAAAAATATAATGACATACTATTAAATTAACCAATTCAAACAAATACTCATTAAGAAAACACAACAGTGGAACACTTCACTGATCGTAGAAGTCTTTGTTGAACAAAAGTGAAAACACAAGAGAGAGAAGTACAACTTCAGTTCATTATCCAaaatgttaattaaacaaggacatTATAATTCTAATCAATATAGGATGAATCAGCATAGATATCATCATCTGGAGTAACTCCATCGTTCCCGTCACCACCGAGTAACCCTCTTCGGTGTTCAACATCAAATCATAAGTATCATATCCATCGTATTCCGAGTTAGTCGGAAACGTAGAATTGCCTCGAGAACTACAGGCACCTCTACTACCAACTGTTTCTTGCAAATCACCAAAAGTTACATTATCACCTTCCACCTCCAAGTCATGCAGATTTTCTAAAGCCAACCATTCATCACTGTCCTCCAGGAAAATAGGATCATGAGCTTTATCATCATCGTTATATTTTTGGATTTCTATGTAACGACGCTTCAATTTCTTATTGTAATGGATAAAGACACTATCATTCAGTTTCTGATGTTTAATGCGATTTCGCTTTTTCTAGTGCAACTGAAATACGAAAAATAAATGGCTAAATATGCAACTGAAATACAAACATAAATAATTCAACTAAAACACTTAATAGTAAGCACATGCTAATTTCTTTGCAGGGTTCATGTATATTCAGAATATTACTAATCAGTGCAAAAGATTGGAATACTTACATTTTGAAATGTGCTCCAGTTTCGCTCACATGGGGAAGCATAACAAGTAAGACTCAATACTCTGATCGCAAATTTTTGTAGGTTTGGCGCATCGATTCCTCCAAATGTAATCCACCACTCATATGTTATGAATACAAACAAAGTAGTTATAAATGCTATCCAACACAAATGTAATCAAATTTTAAACTTATAGAGCGAACAAGCTTACGAGGTTGATCCTTGGTTCTTCTTTTTTTGCAAGGTGGAGTTCCCAAGACCCCAACAACATCAGTATACTTTATCAATTCACCTGTAGCTAGCTCTAGTTCATCTTCATTGGGTGTAAGCCTTCCCATTGCTTTATGAAGCCCCCTTTTGATTTCTATGTACTTCTCATTATTGTCCATTTCATAAGGTTCAATATTGTAGAATATGGAAGGATTCAAATAGTAGGCCGCACAATGTAAAGCATGGTTAAagttattcttccatcttttctcaAAGCAAGCCTTAATTACAGCCCAGGTATCATCATCATCTCTGAAATTCTCCTCTAGTTGATCTTTTGCTATTCTCATTGCATCATAAAAACAAGGCATTGTAGGGTTGCGCTCAATATCCACTAACCTTACAACCTTAACTAAAGGCTTCAACACTCTACAAGAGTAATCAACATCTTCCCAAAATGTACTACTTGTGAAAATTTTAAGTGCATTAATTCCaacattttcttttgaaaatctagttTTTGCCCatctatcattcacaaacatcatTTGTAAAGGAGTTTTATACTTTTGAATACTTTCTAGTGTGTAATATTGAGTTGCAAACCTAGTCTTTGTAGACCAATGTAAGTCTCTACCTGTCAAATCCCTCATTAAGCATAATACTTGAAAATGAGCATAAATGTATGTAACAAGTCTTTTACCTAGAATGACGGCT
This portion of the Papaver somniferum cultivar HN1 chromosome 11, ASM357369v1, whole genome shotgun sequence genome encodes:
- the LOC113323992 gene encoding uncharacterized protein LOC113323992; its protein translation is MRGGGITRLKEHLTQVKGNVSSCLKAKVEVINEIRLTDNIKKLKKAHTENIDAMYRRNENSDADTDNEVQEVEKDSNVGSHSCSQVAVQNQRKGKFKSQSNCRGPMDLLMQTDHQKTQQATLDRNSSTKEKLKKDAWKSISAWMTENSISFNIVRCPTFQEMIYAIGEYGKALPAPYYHHIRSNLFKEQLEETKNFVDTFRVHWKRYRCSIMSDGWTDGKKRHLINFLVNCPKGSVFLKFVDVSNRINDADFIRELVKEVIDDVGKENAVQFITDNGSNFKKVGKDLMLEYSNLFWTPCGAHCVQLILEELGDKLTRIKRAVILGKRLVTYIYAHFQVLCLMRDLTGRDLHWSTKTRFATQYYTLESIQKYKTPLQMMFVNDRWAKTRFSKENVGINALKIFTSSTFWEDVDYSCRVLKPLVKVVRLVDIERNPTMPCFYDAMRIAKDQLEENFRDDDDTWAVIKACFEKRWKNNFNHALHCAAYYLNPSIFYNIEPYEMDNNEKYIEIKRGLHKAMGRLTPNEDELELATAFITTLFVFITYEWWITFGGIDAPNLQKFAIRVLSLTCYASPCERNWSTFQNKKRNRIKHQKLNDSVFIHYNKKLKRRYIEIQKYNDDDKAHDPIFLEDSDEWLALENLHDLEVEGDNVTFGDLQETVGSRGACSSRGNSTFPTNSEYDGYDTYDLMLNTEEGYSVVTGTMELLQMMISMLIHPILIRIIMSLFN